One genomic region from Muriicola soli encodes:
- a CDS encoding ABC transporter ATPase, whose product MLVSFKELPEESRVWIYQANRNFSEEELEEIENLLPQFLTQWTAHGDSLRAGYEIKYKRFIIIGLDQSLASASGCSIDASVHFIQGLEKRFGLELLDRMNVSFKQGDYITYKSMADFKKMAKSRAITKSTIVFNNLVANKQEYLEHWEVPASESWHGRFI is encoded by the coding sequence ATGTTAGTATCGTTTAAAGAATTACCCGAGGAATCCAGAGTTTGGATCTATCAGGCCAATAGAAATTTTTCTGAGGAGGAATTGGAGGAAATTGAGAATCTACTACCGCAGTTTCTAACACAGTGGACGGCTCACGGTGATTCCCTCCGTGCAGGATACGAAATTAAGTACAAGCGATTTATCATCATCGGATTAGATCAATCACTGGCCTCGGCCTCCGGTTGTTCGATAGACGCTTCAGTACACTTTATTCAGGGCCTGGAAAAAAGGTTTGGACTTGAACTCCTTGACAGAATGAATGTCTCCTTTAAACAGGGGGATTATATTACGTACAAATCAATGGCCGACTTTAAGAAAATGGCAAAGTCCAGGGCTATAACAAAAAGTACTATTGTCTTCAATAACCTCGTTGCCAATAAACAGGAATACCTGGAACATTGGGAGGTTCCAGCTTCCGAAAGCTGGCATGGAAGGTTTATTTAA
- a CDS encoding MlaD family protein produces MKLSREIKTGIIVIGGILLFILGFSYLKSSPLFDDSKIFYAVYDNIGGLQTGTQVSINGFSVGKVNDIKFKDNSGQLVVTFTVSNNFEFSENSKAELYDTGIIGGKGIQIKPVFDDAPIAQSGDTLMTNTRPGLTELVQQKLTPLQLKVEGAVSNADSLLMNVNDVLDDNTKKNLRESIQGLTVVIESFQKSAGTLNEILASNKMHIDSSLSNINTLTTNFASLSDSLAANNLGATVRKLESTMNNLNAVLGKIESGEGTMGKLMNDEQLYKNLTEASKELDLLLQDFRLNPKRYVNVSVFGKKQIEYTLPQNDPASNEE; encoded by the coding sequence TTGAAACTATCACGGGAAATTAAGACGGGTATTATTGTTATCGGGGGAATTCTCCTTTTTATTCTGGGGTTCAGCTATCTGAAATCGAGTCCGCTTTTTGATGACAGCAAGATCTTTTATGCCGTATACGATAATATCGGGGGCTTGCAAACAGGAACCCAGGTATCAATTAATGGTTTTAGTGTTGGAAAGGTCAACGACATCAAGTTTAAAGACAATAGCGGGCAACTGGTCGTAACATTTACGGTGTCTAATAATTTTGAATTCTCTGAGAATAGCAAAGCCGAGTTGTACGATACAGGAATAATAGGCGGAAAGGGAATTCAGATAAAACCAGTTTTTGATGACGCCCCAATTGCTCAGTCCGGTGACACCCTCATGACAAATACGCGTCCGGGGCTTACCGAACTCGTGCAACAGAAATTAACTCCTTTACAATTGAAAGTTGAGGGGGCGGTCTCAAACGCCGATTCCCTGTTGATGAATGTCAATGATGTACTGGACGACAACACCAAGAAAAACCTTCGTGAGAGTATCCAGGGTTTAACTGTAGTTATCGAGAGTTTCCAGAAGAGCGCCGGGACCTTAAATGAAATTTTGGCATCGAACAAAATGCATATCGATAGTTCATTGAGTAATATCAATACCCTGACCACTAATTTTGCAAGTCTGTCAGACTCCCTGGCAGCGAATAATCTGGGTGCTACAGTCAGGAAATTAGAATCAACAATGAATAACCTCAATGCCGTATTGGGGAAAATTGAAAGTGGGGAAGGGACAATGGGTAAATTGATGAACGATGAGCAGTTGTATAAAAACCTCACAGAAGCTTCCAAAGAACTCGATCTACTCCTTCAGGATTTTCGTCTGAACCCCAAACGCTACGTCAACGTATCGGTTTTTGGTAAAAAACAGATCGAATATACCCTTCCGCAAAACGATCCTGCATCTAATGAAGAATAA
- a CDS encoding (Fe-S)-binding protein → MNVPTMASLFAEGKQPEILFWVGCAGSFDDRAKKITKAFVKLLNKAGVSFAVLGTEESCSGDPAKRAGNEFLFQMQAVTNIEVMNGYGIKKVVTACPHCFNTLKNEYPGLGGNYDVVHHTQFLKQLVEEGKIGLKGGTYKGKRITYHDPCYLGRANDVYEAPRELIRKLDAELVEMKSCRQRGLCCGAGGAQMFKEAEKGDKEVNIERTEQAMETQPEIIAAACPFCNTMMTDGVKNKEKEASIAVMDIAELMSEAEDL, encoded by the coding sequence ATGAATGTACCTACAATGGCATCGCTCTTTGCAGAAGGTAAACAACCAGAGATCTTGTTCTGGGTGGGTTGTGCCGGTAGTTTTGACGACAGGGCTAAGAAGATCACTAAGGCCTTTGTAAAGCTACTGAACAAAGCCGGAGTTTCCTTTGCCGTACTCGGCACTGAAGAGAGTTGTTCCGGCGATCCTGCAAAAAGGGCCGGGAACGAATTTTTGTTTCAGATGCAAGCCGTAACCAACATTGAGGTCATGAATGGGTACGGGATAAAGAAGGTCGTCACCGCTTGTCCGCATTGTTTTAATACCTTAAAAAATGAATATCCCGGATTAGGTGGGAACTACGATGTTGTTCATCACACTCAGTTTCTAAAGCAATTGGTGGAAGAAGGCAAAATAGGTCTGAAGGGCGGAACCTATAAAGGCAAACGTATCACCTATCACGATCCTTGTTATTTGGGTAGAGCAAATGATGTGTATGAAGCTCCCAGGGAACTGATCAGGAAGTTGGATGCAGAACTGGTGGAAATGAAAAGTTGCCGCCAGCGTGGCCTTTGTTGTGGTGCCGGGGGAGCGCAGATGTTTAAAGAAGCAGAGAAGGGGGATAAAGAGGTTAATATCGAAAGAACAGAACAGGCTATGGAAACCCAGCCGGAAATCATCGCAGCAGCGTGCCCATTTTGTAATACGATGATGACCGATGGGGTAAAGAACAAAGAGAAGGAGGCCTCGATTGCCGTCATGGATATCGCCGAATTGATGTCGGAGGCCGAAGATCTTTGA
- a CDS encoding glycoside hydrolase family 3 N-terminal domain-containing protein: MQIKRYFFFFIFILTVAGQAQQNPLQAADSVAQLQWVDGIYSQMTQEEKIGQLFMVLVASDQDKASTDKIKKLIVEEHLGGIIFSTGGPQRQAKLTNEYQSLAKVPLLIGMDAEWGLAMRLDSTFAYPWNMTLGAIKDSSIVEEVGFRIGSHAKRMGVHINFAPDVDININPRNPIIGNRSFGEDRENVAQKGAAFVRGMSRAGVLTSAKHFPGHGDTAVDSHKDLPVIPFEKERLDSVELYPYKKLILAGVSGVMVAHLNVPALESDEKRPSSLSADIISGTLKKELGFQGLVLTDALNMKGVTDFAGDINAELQAFLAGNDILLMPKDISAARGAISEALAQGVISESRLASSVKKILMAKYKAGLYDYEPVKSDGLYQDLNSVEDQLLYEKAFENAITLVKNNVSLLPVKNLENKKIAYVRMGDDTGDAFLTALQKFTDVTEVKGKDIGTLKANLGGFNVVIVGFHKSNESPWKPYKFSEKELYWLAELGRSRNFNLILSVFAKPYALLDLVNYNDIDALVLGYQNSKIALEKSAEVIFGAIPAKGVLPVSLGSDFSVGHGILSKSLGRLGYSIPERVGMKGSLLSRVDTLVRNGIDSLMYPGAQVLVARRGKVIYNKNFGKPTYDSTDSITSDHLYDLASLTKILSTLPVVMAMEEEGKISLNDTFGELIQAYDTTDLKNVTVLKALSHYGRLPSWIAFYLSTLNKDRKPSSEFYRSRPGPGYSIEVTKNLYLSDAYQDSIYNRIGRQSLKSNRYRYSDVAYYVMKKYIEDTYEEPLDKLAREKYFLPLGTNNTGYRPLDYFEKKRIVPSEIDNYYRYQTVQGFVHDMGAAMQGGVGGHAGLFSNANDVAKIMQMYLQGGYYGGDRFLQSRTIEKFNKCYFCNENVRRGVGFDKPQLEEYGPTCGCVSRKSFGHSGFTGTYTWADPEEEIIYVFLSNRTYPTSSNNLLIKSELRTRIQQAIYDSIIN; this comes from the coding sequence ATGCAGATAAAGCGCTACTTTTTCTTCTTCATTTTTATTTTAACCGTTGCAGGTCAGGCCCAACAAAATCCGTTGCAAGCGGCAGACAGTGTTGCCCAGCTGCAATGGGTGGATGGCATCTACTCGCAAATGACCCAGGAAGAAAAAATAGGTCAGCTCTTTATGGTCCTTGTAGCCTCAGATCAGGATAAAGCCTCAACCGACAAGATCAAGAAGTTGATAGTTGAAGAGCATCTGGGAGGAATCATTTTTTCAACAGGCGGACCTCAGAGGCAGGCAAAACTGACTAACGAATATCAATCTCTCGCCAAGGTACCATTGCTTATTGGTATGGATGCCGAATGGGGTCTCGCGATGCGACTCGATTCTACTTTTGCCTATCCCTGGAACATGACGTTGGGAGCGATAAAAGATTCCAGTATTGTAGAAGAGGTTGGGTTCAGAATAGGAAGTCATGCTAAACGCATGGGGGTACATATCAATTTTGCCCCCGATGTGGATATCAATATAAATCCGAGAAACCCCATTATTGGAAACAGGTCGTTTGGTGAAGATCGTGAAAATGTGGCCCAAAAAGGAGCAGCTTTTGTCAGGGGCATGAGCAGGGCAGGAGTACTGACCAGCGCCAAACATTTTCCGGGCCATGGGGATACCGCAGTGGATTCACACAAAGATCTGCCCGTGATTCCCTTTGAAAAGGAACGACTAGACAGTGTTGAGTTGTATCCCTATAAAAAATTAATCCTTGCCGGAGTTTCTGGGGTAATGGTTGCCCATCTTAATGTGCCGGCATTGGAATCAGACGAAAAAAGACCTTCTTCTCTTTCTGCTGATATTATCTCGGGAACATTGAAGAAAGAACTGGGATTCCAAGGCTTAGTGCTGACGGATGCCTTGAATATGAAAGGCGTGACTGATTTTGCAGGAGACATCAATGCAGAATTACAGGCATTCCTGGCAGGTAATGACATTTTACTGATGCCCAAAGACATAAGTGCGGCGAGGGGAGCTATTTCAGAAGCCTTAGCACAAGGTGTTATATCGGAAAGCAGATTAGCGTCATCTGTTAAGAAAATCCTGATGGCTAAGTACAAGGCAGGATTGTATGACTATGAACCTGTGAAGTCCGATGGTCTATACCAGGATCTCAATAGTGTTGAAGACCAACTGCTTTATGAAAAAGCTTTTGAAAACGCGATAACCCTGGTAAAGAACAATGTGTCTTTACTTCCTGTCAAGAACCTGGAAAACAAAAAGATTGCCTATGTACGAATGGGCGACGACACAGGTGATGCGTTTCTCACCGCTTTACAGAAATTTACGGACGTCACGGAAGTAAAAGGCAAAGATATTGGCACCCTTAAAGCGAATCTCGGGGGTTTCAATGTGGTTATCGTTGGTTTTCACAAGAGCAATGAAAGTCCCTGGAAGCCTTATAAATTTTCGGAGAAGGAACTATACTGGCTGGCTGAATTGGGACGATCGAGGAACTTCAATCTCATCCTCTCCGTTTTTGCCAAACCTTACGCACTCCTGGACCTGGTGAATTACAATGATATTGATGCGCTGGTTCTGGGATATCAAAATAGCAAGATTGCTCTCGAAAAGTCCGCTGAGGTGATTTTTGGCGCTATTCCTGCCAAAGGAGTCTTGCCGGTATCCCTCGGCTCAGATTTTTCAGTCGGGCACGGAATATTAAGTAAATCATTGGGTCGTCTGGGCTACAGCATTCCTGAGCGGGTAGGGATGAAGGGTAGTCTTCTGTCCAGGGTAGATACCTTGGTACGAAATGGAATTGATTCTCTGATGTATCCCGGAGCGCAGGTCTTGGTTGCTAGGAGGGGTAAAGTGATCTACAATAAGAATTTTGGCAAGCCTACTTACGATTCTACAGATTCCATAACCTCAGATCATTTGTACGACCTGGCATCACTGACCAAGATATTATCGACACTTCCCGTAGTGATGGCCATGGAAGAAGAAGGTAAAATTTCGCTCAATGACACCTTTGGCGAATTGATACAGGCTTATGATACCACCGATCTCAAAAACGTGACGGTACTAAAGGCGCTGAGTCACTATGGCCGGCTGCCCTCGTGGATTGCATTCTACCTCTCAACCCTCAACAAGGACAGAAAACCATCGAGTGAGTTCTATCGCTCGCGTCCCGGACCCGGCTATTCTATTGAGGTGACAAAAAACCTCTATCTCAGTGACGCTTATCAGGATTCCATATACAATCGCATAGGTCGGCAATCGTTAAAATCTAATCGTTATCGTTACAGTGATGTAGCTTATTACGTGATGAAAAAGTATATTGAAGACACTTACGAGGAGCCTCTGGACAAATTGGCAAGGGAAAAGTATTTCTTACCACTTGGGACGAACAATACAGGCTACAGGCCTCTGGATTACTTTGAAAAAAAACGCATAGTTCCTTCAGAAATCGACAATTACTACAGGTATCAGACGGTACAGGGCTTTGTCCATGATATGGGAGCGGCTATGCAGGGCGGTGTAGGCGGTCATGCCGGACTTTTCAGCAATGCCAATGATGTGGCCAAGATAATGCAGATGTACTTGCAAGGAGGGTATTACGGCGGGGATCGCTTTTTGCAATCGAGGACTATTGAAAAATTCAATAAGTGTTACTTCTGTAATGAAAATGTTCGGAGGGGCGTAGGGTTTGACAAGCCTCAGCTTGAAGAATACGGGCCAACCTGTGGCTGTGTCTCCCGAAAGAGTTTTGGCCATAGCGGATTTACAGGGACCTATACCTGGGCCGATCCAGAAGAAGAGATCATTTACGTCTTTTTATCGAACAGGACCTATCCCACATCCTCTAACAACCTTCTTATCAAATCGGAACTCCGGACCCGGATACAACAGGCGATTTATGATTCTATTATAAATTAG
- a CDS encoding OmpA family protein: protein MKKHFAYTVFILIIGSFSLYAQDLPELTVKDSIIQSSWMVGIGWNFIDDSGDAFNDFTTIRDQWNGVAFPSRINLGRYWKSGLGLELIGTYNNYKEGNTIDGISITEDIPYWSIDTRLSYDLNKLVGETGFFDPYVGVGLGYSDANNLGRGTYNAIIGFRTWFTDRWGLDFSSSGKWSFGNEASNHIQHAVAVVYQFNIKKELSKEGEEKLAMLQEIENEQQRLQDSLLAARKAEEEARLLAERLEKEKEEAARLAALEKAKKDRFTKLQQSLDSLGAVYFAFDSSYLNDASKTTLDAVASLMTQYPEYSFEIHAYTDSRGPDNYNQWLSDRRAQKTTAYLVNKGISLSRLTAIGHGESMLTNECSDGMRCTEEQHRLNRRSETIVINVMPRLSK from the coding sequence ATGAAAAAGCATTTTGCTTATACAGTTTTTATATTGATAATAGGCAGTTTTAGCCTGTATGCTCAGGACCTGCCTGAACTCACTGTTAAGGATAGTATCATCCAAAGCTCATGGATGGTGGGCATTGGATGGAATTTTATTGATGATTCCGGAGATGCTTTCAACGATTTTACTACGATCAGGGACCAATGGAACGGTGTTGCCTTCCCATCGCGGATCAACCTGGGTCGTTACTGGAAGAGTGGTTTAGGCTTAGAATTGATTGGGACCTACAATAATTACAAGGAAGGTAATACCATAGACGGAATATCGATCACCGAGGATATCCCGTATTGGAGTATCGACACCCGCCTCAGTTATGACCTCAATAAGTTGGTTGGGGAAACCGGATTTTTTGATCCTTATGTTGGTGTGGGGCTCGGGTATTCCGACGCCAACAACCTGGGCCGGGGTACGTACAATGCCATTATCGGGTTCAGGACCTGGTTTACTGATCGCTGGGGACTCGATTTTAGTTCCAGCGGTAAATGGTCCTTTGGAAATGAGGCTTCCAACCATATACAGCATGCAGTTGCGGTTGTTTACCAATTCAATATCAAGAAAGAACTCTCCAAAGAAGGGGAGGAGAAACTGGCCATGTTACAGGAAATAGAAAATGAGCAGCAAAGGCTTCAGGATTCCCTTCTGGCTGCCAGGAAAGCAGAAGAGGAAGCCAGGCTATTGGCAGAACGCCTGGAAAAGGAAAAAGAGGAAGCAGCCCGACTGGCAGCTTTGGAAAAGGCCAAAAAAGACAGATTTACAAAGCTCCAGCAGTCACTGGATAGCCTGGGAGCTGTTTATTTTGCCTTTGACTCCTCTTATCTCAATGATGCTTCAAAGACGACGCTGGATGCGGTAGCAAGCCTTATGACCCAATATCCGGAATACTCCTTCGAGATTCATGCGTATACGGACTCCAGAGGTCCGGATAACTATAATCAATGGTTATCTGATCGCAGGGCCCAGAAAACTACAGCATATCTGGTAAACAAAGGGATATCACTAAGCAGATTGACGGCCATAGGTCATGGAGAATCCATGCTAACCAACGAATGTTCGGATGGCATGAGATGTACTGAAGAACAACATCGATTGAACAGAAGGTCAGAAACAATTGTAATAAATGTAATGCCTCGGCTAAGTAAATAA
- the bshA gene encoding N-acetyl-alpha-D-glucosaminyl L-malate synthase BshA, whose protein sequence is MKIAIVCYPTFGGSGVVATELGIALANRGHEIHFVTYRQPVRLELLGNNIHFHEVHVPEYPLFHYQPYELALSSKLVDTIKLHEIELLHVHYAIPHAYAGYMAKKILEEEGIHVPMITTLHGTDITLVGNHPFYKPAVTFSINKSEVVTSVSADLRQKTLDFFEIDKEIEVIPNFIDKRKYSAGFTDCQRSLMAGEDEKIITHISNFRKVKHIPDVIKVFYGIQKEIPAKLIMVGEGPEKEKAELLCDELGINSKVVFLGQSSEIDRILCFSDLFLLPSKSESFGLAALEAMINKVAVISSNTGGIPEVNIHGVTGFLSDVGDVDDMVKNSLHILKDPKTLETFKENAYKEALKFDLQNVMPLYEELYEKAFKEHYKSVIH, encoded by the coding sequence ATGAAGATTGCCATTGTTTGTTATCCCACATTCGGGGGAAGTGGCGTTGTCGCTACAGAACTGGGCATAGCCCTGGCCAACAGAGGTCACGAAATTCACTTTGTGACCTACAGGCAGCCTGTGCGTCTGGAATTGTTGGGGAATAATATCCACTTCCACGAGGTACATGTTCCTGAGTACCCTTTGTTTCACTATCAGCCTTATGAGCTGGCCTTATCCAGCAAACTGGTAGATACTATCAAGTTACACGAGATCGAACTACTGCATGTGCATTATGCCATTCCCCATGCCTATGCCGGCTATATGGCTAAAAAGATTTTGGAAGAAGAAGGCATTCACGTTCCTATGATCACGACCCTCCACGGAACGGATATTACTTTGGTGGGAAATCACCCTTTCTATAAGCCGGCAGTAACCTTTAGCATCAATAAGTCTGAAGTGGTGACCAGTGTTTCCGCCGACCTAAGGCAAAAGACACTCGACTTTTTTGAAATAGATAAAGAGATTGAAGTCATCCCCAATTTTATTGACAAACGAAAATACAGCGCAGGATTCACAGACTGCCAGCGTTCGCTGATGGCAGGAGAGGATGAAAAAATCATCACTCATATCAGTAATTTCAGGAAAGTAAAGCATATTCCCGATGTGATCAAGGTATTTTACGGTATTCAGAAGGAAATACCGGCCAAGCTCATTATGGTAGGGGAGGGTCCGGAAAAGGAAAAAGCAGAGTTGCTTTGTGATGAACTCGGGATCAATAGTAAGGTGGTATTTTTGGGGCAAAGCTCTGAAATAGACAGGATTCTTTGTTTCTCAGACCTGTTCCTTTTGCCCTCAAAGTCGGAAAGTTTCGGTCTGGCAGCTCTGGAGGCCATGATCAATAAAGTAGCCGTGATTTCCAGTAATACCGGTGGAATTCCTGAGGTTAATATTCACGGTGTAACCGGGTTCTTGAGTGATGTAGGGGATGTAGATGATATGGTCAAGAATTCATTACACATTTTAAAGGATCCCAAAACCCTGGAAACCTTTAAAGAAAATGCATACAAGGAGGCCCTGAAATTCGATCTGCAGAATGTTATGCCCCTTTACGAAGAGCTCTATGAAAAAGCTTTTAAGGAGCACTATAAGAGTGTGATACACTAA
- a CDS encoding (Fe-S)-binding protein, producing MEYLPNILFGILLVIGIGYFSRNVKKLRRNIFLGRDADLSDNKPQRWKNMARIALGQSQMVVRPIAGIMHIIVYIGFVIINIEVLEIIIDGLLGTHRIFAFMGGFYDFLIASFEILALLVIVAVVVFWLRRNALKLARFVKPEMKGWPKSDANWILYIELILMGLFLTMNAADYQLQQMGVAHYEEAGMFPVSQFILPVFEGMSASSVILIERIAWWLHIAGILFFLNYLYYSKHLHILLAFPNTYFGNLKPKGEFANNEAVTKEVKLMMDPNADPFAAPAEDTAPPEKFGASDVQDLKWVQLLSAYTCTECGRCTSECPANQTGKKLSPRKIMMDTRDRLEEVGKNIDKNKGEFVDDGKQLLDDYISREELWACTSCNACVEACPVSIDPLSIIMNMRQYLVMEQSAAPAELNAMMGNIENNGAPWPFNQMDRLNWAEEAG from the coding sequence ATGGAATACCTTCCCAACATACTTTTTGGCATATTGCTCGTCATTGGAATCGGCTATTTTTCGAGGAATGTGAAAAAACTCAGAAGAAATATATTTCTGGGCAGAGATGCTGATCTTTCAGATAATAAGCCGCAGCGGTGGAAGAATATGGCCAGGATTGCCCTGGGACAATCCCAGATGGTGGTGCGTCCTATTGCCGGGATAATGCATATAATTGTTTACATCGGTTTTGTCATAATTAATATTGAGGTTCTGGAGATTATAATTGATGGCCTGCTTGGAACTCATCGGATTTTTGCATTTATGGGCGGATTCTACGATTTCCTCATCGCTTCCTTCGAGATCCTCGCCCTTTTGGTTATAGTGGCAGTAGTAGTTTTCTGGTTGAGAAGAAATGCTTTAAAGCTGGCTAGATTTGTAAAGCCGGAAATGAAAGGATGGCCAAAGAGCGATGCAAACTGGATCCTCTATATTGAACTCATTCTTATGGGCTTGTTCCTCACTATGAATGCTGCTGACTACCAATTACAGCAGATGGGTGTTGCCCATTATGAGGAGGCGGGAATGTTTCCTGTAAGTCAGTTTATTTTACCCGTATTTGAAGGTATGTCTGCCAGTAGCGTTATTCTGATTGAGCGGATTGCCTGGTGGCTGCATATCGCAGGCATCTTATTCTTCCTGAATTACCTGTATTATTCCAAGCATTTGCATATCCTGCTGGCATTTCCCAATACTTATTTTGGCAATTTAAAACCCAAAGGTGAATTTGCGAACAATGAAGCTGTAACAAAGGAAGTAAAGTTGATGATGGATCCCAATGCCGATCCTTTTGCCGCTCCTGCGGAAGACACTGCTCCCCCGGAGAAATTTGGAGCATCAGATGTGCAGGACTTAAAATGGGTTCAATTGCTGAGCGCATATACATGCACGGAATGCGGTCGATGTACCAGCGAGTGTCCGGCTAATCAGACCGGAAAGAAACTTTCTCCCCGCAAGATCATGATGGATACCAGGGACCGGCTGGAGGAAGTAGGGAAAAATATAGATAAAAACAAGGGCGAATTTGTAGACGATGGCAAACAGCTACTCGATGACTATATCAGTAGGGAAGAATTATGGGCATGTACCTCCTGTAACGCCTGTGTAGAAGCATGTCCGGTGAGCATAGATCCCTTGTCAATCATTATGAACATGCGGCAGTACCTGGTAATGGAGCAGTCGGCAGCACCGGCAGAATTAAATGCGATGATGGGGAATATAGAGAACAATGGGGCTCCGTGGCCTTTTAACCAGATGGATCGACTCAATTGGGCGGAAGAGGCCGGATAA
- a CDS encoding N-acetylmuramoyl-L-alanine amidase family protein has product MEKNIALSIVLKIGEELKKVPGIKVVYTRDDDSFVDLFVRGEIANKAGADLFVSVHCDSHTSNAHGAGTFVLGLHANKQNFEIAKKENSVIYLEDNYEARYANYDINSPESVIGLTIMQEEFLDQSILLAKLIQDNFTGQLKRNDRKVKQAGFIVLHQTFMPSVLIETGFLTNRDEGRYLNSSKGQAEMGKAIAQAIIKYQKSIPDEETVISNGQLPLESTGKAEDPDLKQEEILELKKEPEAEVAKAEDTSSADTTTSKEAPAEIKEDKPKARQMVGKSGVLFKVQIMATAKDLPLNSPEFKGLNKISKEPIKNLFRYLYGETDTYMGAKLLKSNADMKGFTTSYIVAYKGGKRIALQDALKYEDE; this is encoded by the coding sequence ATGGAGAAGAACATAGCCCTGAGTATCGTCCTGAAAATAGGGGAAGAACTCAAAAAGGTTCCGGGCATCAAAGTGGTCTATACCAGAGATGACGATTCTTTTGTAGATCTTTTTGTGCGAGGCGAAATCGCGAATAAGGCAGGAGCAGATCTTTTTGTATCCGTCCATTGTGATTCGCATACCTCTAATGCTCATGGGGCAGGTACTTTTGTTTTAGGGCTCCATGCTAATAAACAAAACTTCGAGATCGCAAAAAAGGAAAACTCGGTGATCTATCTCGAAGATAATTATGAAGCTCGCTATGCGAACTACGATATCAATTCACCTGAATCTGTAATTGGTCTTACCATTATGCAGGAAGAATTTTTAGACCAGAGCATTCTTCTGGCCAAACTCATTCAGGACAATTTTACCGGGCAGTTAAAGCGCAACGACCGGAAAGTAAAGCAGGCAGGATTTATCGTGCTGCATCAAACCTTCATGCCCAGTGTACTTATAGAAACGGGCTTCCTGACCAATAGAGACGAAGGCCGATATTTGAATTCATCAAAAGGACAGGCTGAGATGGGAAAAGCTATCGCCCAGGCCATCATAAAATATCAAAAGAGTATCCCGGATGAAGAAACCGTCATCTCTAATGGGCAGTTACCGCTGGAATCTACCGGTAAAGCAGAGGATCCGGATCTGAAGCAGGAGGAAATCCTCGAACTAAAAAAAGAGCCTGAAGCCGAAGTTGCGAAGGCAGAAGATACTTCCTCGGCTGATACCACTACATCAAAAGAAGCCCCTGCAGAAATAAAGGAAGATAAGCCAAAGGCGAGACAAATGGTGGGGAAAAGCGGAGTGCTTTTTAAGGTTCAGATAATGGCCACAGCTAAGGACCTTCCTCTTAATTCTCCCGAATTCAAAGGCTTGAACAAAATATCAAAGGAACCCATTAAAAACTTATTCCGTTACCTGTATGGTGAAACGGATACGTATATGGGCGCTAAATTATTAAAGTCTAATGCCGACATGAAAGGCTTTACCACCTCCTATATTGTAGCCTACAAAGGGGGGAAACGCATCGCTTTACAAGACGCCTTGAAATACGAAGATGAATAA